A window from Toxoplasma gondii ME49 chromosome IX, whole genome shotgun sequence encodes these proteins:
- a CDS encoding signal recognition particle receptor beta subunit protein (encoded by transcript TGME49_264440~Predicted trans-membrane domain (TMHMM2.0):84-107) — protein MAASSPENSAGAAGTQRQKMQASDKPQKAKEMGIKRPQNGANASERETSLPVSPLSWTRSAWHTLVGSPAAQLRLSAYRYLQTDVVAFETCLALVIFAYCILAVLGLKVVRGLTLSGSGGRRSGGGGRRAVLLGSSGSGKTSLFLLLRNGKATETVSSLQENIDMVSVFPAKSQDGMVEQASHQAHEATADRSTARIELVDFPGHSRLQGLSKPYIDQAGALLFLVDAADKASLKVAAEQLYELFANPSLHQRQTPLLLVVNKTDLPDSRPQASVVEDIEREIERSRASRAAMLEGEDDVTNFIGVEGEAFKILEHAPSPVEICSCSVKDDDTAEVRDFLLRHFPPK, from the exons ATGGCGGCCTCGTCTCCTGAGAACTCTGCCGGCGCGGCAGGAacgcagcgacagaaaatGCAGGCCAGCGATAAaccgcagaaggcgaaagaaatGGGAATCAAACGACCACAAAACGGCGCGAATGCTTCAGAACGAGAAACTAGTCTccccgtgtctcctttgtcatGGACGCGGAGCGCCTGGCACACGCTAGTCGGCTCTCCTGCTGCACAGCTACGA CTCTCAGCGTACCGCTATTTGCAGACTGACGTTGTTGCCTTTGAAACTTGCCTTGCACTCGTCATTTTCGCCTACTGCATCCTCGCCGTCCTGGGTTTGAAGG TCGTCAGAGGCCTCACCTTGAGCGGCAGCGGGGGGCGCCGgagtggaggcggcggccgGCGCGCGGTGCTTCTGGGCTCCAGCGGGAGTGGCAAAACGagtctttttctgcttcttcgaaaCGGGAAAGCCACCGAAACGGTTTCTTCGCTGCAG GAGAACATCGACATggtttctgtctttccagCTAAATCTCAAGACGGCATGGTGGAGCAGGCGAGTCACCAGGCGCACGAGGCTACCGCGGATCGCTCTACTGCAAGAATTGAACTCGTGGATTTCCCAGGACACTCTCGTTTGCAGGGTCTCTCGAAGCCGTACATCGATCAGGCCGGCgcgctgcttttcctggtCGATGCGGCTGATAAGGCATCATTGAAGGTTGCTGCCGA GCAGTTATACGAGCTGTTTGCCAATCCGAGTCTCCACCAGCGTCAGACACCTCTTCTCTTGGTGGTCAACAAGACAGATCTCCCGGACTCCCGGCCACAAGCATCGGTTGTCGAGGACATTGAGAGGGAAAT CGAGCGCAGTCGCGCCTCGCGTGCAGCGATGCTCGAGGGGGAGGACGATGTGACGAACTTCATCGGTGTAGAAGGCGAAGCTTTCAAGATCCTCGAACATGCTCCCAGCCCCGTG GAGATTTGCAGCTGCTCGGTGAAGGACGACGATACTGCAGAAGTTCGAGACTTTCTTTTGCGTCACTTCCCTCCAAAGTAA
- a CDS encoding hypothetical protein (encoded by transcript TGME49_264430), which yields MSFYHPPDNAGVHQDQGRLPTVEAPCDSHDASAAAAVHPTPAIHMPAFHGSAVPRLDLSRAEAIQRQRVNIPSGTSTVKPAGSQVETAAANAVPQSTGNVFVPNMSVPSHVMAVSTPGYGYGAVPSTAFPANVMATHMLVEPNHRTASTTLGERVVQLRDPRCGPNTLCTGMPFPGCGDGIEIPVSLAADALIDLSTTRSQRIADGCRCCAGPLSVFFGQRGRQPALPVEPQRRKTASVSVSPSPSRTSFRYGHFVDPKNAYQERFASVPQPVMTEVPLNAFPVGTMPTMVFVPPHFFAGNKGVYQGKPCDLERRANEQRQSVSREGGQRRAGDRKQTTGMEKLLSERENSDAGVGGEDRKQPIQATMQAQAKRERNRTSLADACQFATGDVTVAPSGAPVQATMVLSAGVSPSKPASDKDSNVANSSVTTGFLDLRGTNQSATKMPTTEGRRARRAGSETHLATLESPLATTEGSLPASSSAAGSDHAQQNSTGSLAIWRQLEETKEQYRRVQEQFEMENESLKDENLRLQEAVVSMQSRVQHIIDVLHTLKTKNAGHPPTCDKTNEDLAEACIGLVAQLVTREAVVMPGVAATEAAALQRAAGEAKVPAQIGSLGGFTSFTEDQLQQLLSLQRKDSGVKLPDHAKSGETPSGNGVECPAGAADICPGSLRKAASPACDAVAKGATSAHANMAASAPAAQRRPPLGFGSAAPRRLSIVKRESEPCLRPSKPLHSNATATGKRTAHPDGVHKEGSVDASLQTPLKPTDGKTRSASTIPVPTSDDPQPSSQDAPAAKPQESAAVEKAPLMPTSTAKAPQESKEAAKAPLVPKVAPKDAPAATQAPKAEGGEPKAAATAPEAADAPKAAVVAKVPTKAAVVSKEGAKAPLVPKVAPKDAPAATQAPKAEGGEPKAAATAPEAADAPKAAGVAKVPTKAAVVSKEGAKAPFVPKVAPKDAPAATQAPKAEGGEPKAAATAPEAADAPKAAVVAKVPTKAAVVSKEGAKAPLVPKVAPKDAPAATQAPKAEGVEPKAAATAPEAADAPKAAGVAKVPRKAAVVSKEGAKAPLVPKVAPKDAPAATQAPKAEGGEPKAAATAPEAAHAPKAAGVGKAPTKAAVVSKEGAKAPLVPKVAPKDAPAATQAPKAEGGEPKAAATAPEAADALKAAVVAKVPTKAAVVSKEGAKAPFVPKVAPKDAPAATQAPKAEGGEPKAAATAPEAADAPKAAGVAKVPTKAAVVSKEGAKAPLVPKVAPKDAPAATQAPKAEGGEPKAAATAPEAADAPKAAGVAKVPTKAAVVSKEGAKAPLVPKVAPKGTPAAKEAPAVHGSEIQAAPTGSERMAVPRSPESGGVAKAPLLPKGTLKAAVGPKDAHKAALGPTGAPTVPAAGEAVEEKEKKVPDDAATATADLTEPTPSGGIAGFFYNIFGAPATETTAEVVEKAAEDTEKNESDGKANETPGALDEPPAGAQLATNLPPAKDALKAASPAKDASKSLPVSKSKPAASPPVEAAGVPEAGDAAKAPTVPRLAKDPSMVPHAKMTPKLPPAAKEPAKAPVVPKEAPAATQAPKAEGGEPKAAATAPEAADAPKAAVVAKVPTKAAVVSKEGAKAPLVPKVAPKDAPAATQAPKAEGGEPKAAATAPEAADAPKAAGVAKVPTKAAVVSKEGTKAPLVPKVAPKDAPAATQVTKAEGGEAKAAATAPEAADAPKAAGVAKVPTKAVVVSKEGAKAPLVPKVAPKDAPAATQAPKAEGGEPKAAATAPEAADAPKAAGVAKAPTKAAVVSKEGAKAPLVPKVAPKDAPAATQAPKAEGGEPKAAATASEAADAPKAAGVAKVPTKAVVVSKEGAKAPLVPKVAPKDAPAATQAPKAEGVEPKAAATAPEAADAPKAAVVAKVPTKAAVVSKEGAKAPLVPKVAPKDAPAATQAPKAEGGEPKAAATAPEAADAPKAAGVAKVPTKAAVVSKEGAKAPLVPKVAPKDAPAATQAPKVEGGEPKAAATAPEAADAPKAAVVAKVPTKAAVVSKEGAKAPFVPKVAPKDAPAATLAPKAEAAAKDAPKQDEAKDVTAELASKDDVRGGGQQENPADHAAAAAAELTQRAPSGGIAGFFYNIFGAPAAETTAEVVEKAAEDTEKNEPDGKANEAPGALDKPPAGGPSGAQLPPAKEAPKSASLPTDASLTLPVAKPTPGSQPPADAAKVTESGDSAKALESAQLAKAPKVGPEAKMAPKLPPAAKEAAKAAVVPKVGPKDGPAPKDAPKAEGAETKEAPKAVEAAAKDAPKQDEAKDGAGRTETPKVGPEAKMAPKLPPAAKEAAKVAVVPKVGPKDGPAPKDAPKAEGAETKEAPKAEAAAKDAPKQDEAKDVTAELASKDDVRGGGQQENPADHAAAAAAELTQRAPSGGIAGFFYNIFGAPAAETTAEVVEKAAEDTEKNEPDGKANEAPGALDKPPAGGPSGAQLPPAKEAPKSASLPTDASLTLPVAKPTPGSQPPADAAKVTESGDSAKALESAQLAKAPKVGPEAKMAPKLPPAAKEAAKAAVVPKVGPKDGPAPKDAPKAEGAETKEAPKAVEAAAKDAPKQDEAKDGAGRTETPKVGPEAKMAPKLPPAAKEAAKAAVVPKVGPKDGPAPKDAPTAEGAETKEAPKAVEAAAKDAPKQDEAKDGAGRTETPKVGPEAKMAPKLPPAAKEAAKVAVVPKVGPKDGPAPKDAPKAEGAETKEAPKAEAAAKDAPKQDEAKDVTAELASKDDVRGGGQQENPADHAAAAAAELTQRAPSGGIAGFFYNIFGAPAAETTAEVVEKAAEDTEKNEPDGKANEAPGALDKPPAGGPSGAQLPPAKEAPKRIPAHRCIPHFAGGQAYARVSAPC from the coding sequence ATGAGCTTCTACCACCCTCCCGACAATGCTGGCGTACATCAAGACCAGGGGCGGCTCCCAACAGTTGAGGCACCCTGCGATTCACACGACGCGTCTGCGGCGGCGGCTGTCCACCCGACTCCGGCTATTCACATGCCTGCGTTTCACGGGAGTGCCGTCCCGCGTCTGGATCTTTCGCGCGCGGAGGCGatccagagacagcgagtgAATATCCCCAGCGGGACATCAACAGTGAAACCAGCGGGATCTCAGGTAGAGACCGCCGCAGCCAATGCCGTGCCGCAGTCGACTGGGAATGTCTTTGTACCCAACATGAGCGTCCCTTCGCACGTGATGGCCGTCTCCACACCGGGGTATGGCTACGGAGCTGTCCCTTCGACTGCTTTTCCGGCAAATGTCATGGCGACACACATGCTAGTGGAGCCGAACCACAGGACCGCAAGCACGACACTTGGGGAGAGAGTCGTGCAGCTCAGGGATCCGCGATGTGGACCGAATACTCTGTGTACTGGCATGCCCTTTCCGGGCTGCGGCGATGGCATTGAGATTCCTGTGAGTCTCGCAGCCGACGCCTTGATTGATTTGAGCACGACACGAAGCCAAAGAATCGCTGACGGCTGTCGATGCTGTGCGGGGCCACTGTCAGTCTTTTTTGGCCAGCGCGGGCGTCAGCCGGCTCTGCCTGTTGAGCCGCAGAGACGCAAGACGGCTTCTGTGtcagtgtctccttcgccgtcaAGGACGTCTTTCCGCTATGGCCACTTCGTCGACCCCAAAAACGCTTACCAAGAAAGATTTGCCTCCGTCCCGCAACCGGTGATGACAGAGGTGCCTTTGAATGCCTTTCCCGTCGGAACCATGCCCACCATGGTGTTTGTGCCGCCGCATTTCTTTGCCGGGAACAAAGGCGTGTACCAGGGGAAACCCTGTGATTTGGAGCGGCGCGCCAACGAGCAGCGACAGTCCGTCTCCCGCGAGGGTGGACAGCGGAGGGCTGGTGATAGAAAACAAACTACAGGAATGGAGAAATTACTGTCTGAACGTGAAAATTCCGACGCCGGTGTAGGAGGTGAGGACCGCAAACAACCGATTCAGGCGACTATGCAGGCCCAAGCGAAGCGTGAACGAAACAGAACTTCACTAGCCGATGCTTGCCAGTTTGCCACAGGCGACGTGACTGTGGCGCCCTCCGGGGCACCCGTGCAGGCAACTATGGTGTTGTCTGCGGGAGTTTCTCCGTCGAAGCCTGCGTCTGACAAGGACTCAAACGTTGCGAATAGCTCTGTGACAACGGGGTTTTTGGACCTCCGTGGGACTAATCAGTCTGCTACGAAAATGCCGACCACCGAgggaagacgcgcgagacGTGCAGGTTCCGAGACACACCTGGCGACTCTCGAGTCTCCCCTTGCCACCACTGAAGGGAGTCTGCCAGCGAGTTCCAGCGCCGCTGGTAGCGACCATGCTCAGCAGAACAGCACTGGTTCCCTCGCCATTTGGCGTCagctggaggagacaaaagagcAGTACCGTCGTGTCCAGGAACAGTTCGAGATGGAGAATGAGAGTCTGAAAGACGAGAATTTGCGGCTTCAGGAGGCAGTAGTCTCCATGCAGAGTCGGGTGCAACACATTATTGACGTCCTCCACACCTTGAAAACGAAAAATGCCGGCCATCCGCCAACGTGTGACAAAACCAACGAGGACCTTGCCGAGGCATGCATTGGCCTAGTGGCGCAACTCGTAACCCGTGAGGCCGTTGTGATGCCCGGCGTGGCTGCcacagaggcagcagctCTTCAGCGGGCGGCGGGTGAGGCGAAGGTGCCTGCCCAAATCGGCTCTCTTGGAGGCTTCACGAGCTTCACTGAGGACCAGCTGCAACAGCTGTTGAGTCTTCAGCGAAAAGACAGCGGGGTGAAACTGCCGGATCACGCAAAATCTGGGGAAACCCCCTCAGGGAATGGTGTTGAATGTCCAGCAGGGGCCGCCGACATTTGTCCGGGCTCTTTGCGGAAGGCGGCATCGCCAGCTTGCGACGCTGTAGCGAAAGGAGCTAcatctgcgcatgcaaatATGGCAGCAAGTGCGCCGGCAGCTCAGCGTCGACCCCCACTTGGTTTCGGTTCCGCGGCACCAAGGCGTCTGTCCATTGTGAAAAGGGAAAGCGAGCCATGTTTGCGTCCCAGCAAGCCACTCCATTCAAACGCCACTGCCACTGGAAAACGTACGGCGCATCCAGATGGTGTACACAAAGAGGGAAGTGTGGACGCATCTCTCCAGACGCCTCTAAAGCCGACAGACGGAAAGACACGGTCTGCCTCGACCATCCCAGTCCCCACATCTGACGACCCACAGCCGTCGTCTCAGGACGCGCCTGCAGCAAAACCCCAGGAGTCTGCTGCGGTAGAGAAGGCGCCCCTAATGCCAACGAGTACAGCCAAGGCCCCACAAGAGTCCAAAGAGGCCGCGAAGGCGCCTCTTGTTCCGAAGGTGGCGCCGAAGGATGCCCCCGCTGCGACGCAGGCACCGAAGGCGGAGGGAGGGGagccgaaggcggcggctaCGGCCCCAGAAGCAGCTGAtgcaccgaaggcggcggtGGTTGCGAAGGTGCCAACGAAGGCCGCGGTTGTGTCTAAGGAGggcgcgaaggcgcctctGGTTCCGAAGGTGGCGCCGAAGGATGCCCCCGCTGCGACGCAGGCACCGAAGGCGGAGGGAGGGGagccgaaggcggcggctaCGGCCCCAGAAGCAGCTGATGCACCGAAGGCGGCAGGGGTTGCGAAGGTGCCAACGAAGGCTGCGGTTGTGTCCAAGGAGGGCGCGAAGGCGCCTTTTGTTCCGAAGGTAGCGCCGAAGGATGCCCCCGCTGCGACGCAGGCACCGAAGGCGGAGGGAGGGGagccgaaggcggcggctaCGGCCCCAGAAGCAGCTGATGCACCGAAGGCGGCAGTGGTTGCGAAGGTGCCAACGAAGGCCGCGGTTGTGTCCAAGGAGggcgcgaaggcgcctctGGTTCCGAAGGTGGCGCCGAAGGATGCCCCCGCTGCGACGCAGGCACCGAAGGCGGAGGGAGTGGagccgaaggcggcggctaCGGCCCCAGAAGCAGCTGATGCACCGAAGGCGGCAGGGGTTGCGAAGGTGCCAAGGAAGGCCGCGGTTGTGTCTAAGGAGggcgcgaaggcgcctctGGTTCCGAAGGTGGCGCCGAAGGATGCCCCCGCTGCGACCCAGGCACCGAAGGCGGAGGGAGGGGagccgaaggcggcggctaCGGCCCCAGAAGCAGCTCATGCACCGAAGGCGGCAGGGGTTGGGAAGGCGCCAACGAAGGCTGCGGTTGTGTCCAAGGAGggcgcgaaggcgcctctGGTTCCGAAGGTGGCGCCGAAGGATGCCCCCGCTGCGACGCAGGCACCGAAGGCGGAGGGAGGGGagccgaaggcggcggctaCGGCCCCAGAGGCAGCTGATGCACTGAAGGCGGCAGTGGTTGCGAAGGTGCCAACGAAGGCCGCGGTTGTGTCCAAGGAGGGCGCGAAGGCGCCTTTTGTTCCGAAGGTAGCGCCGAAGGATGCCCCCGCTGCGACGCAGGCACCGAAGGCGGAGGGAGGGGagccgaaggcggcggctaCGGCCCCAGAAGCAGCTGATGCACCGAAGGCGGCAGGGGTTGCGAAGGTGCCAACGAAGGCTGCGGTTGTGTCCAAGGAGggcgcgaaggcgcctctTGTTCCGAAGGTAGCGCCGAAGGATGCCCCCGCTGCGACGCAGGCACCGAAGGCGGAGGGAGGGGagccgaaggcggcggctaCGGCCCCAGAAGCAGCTGATGCACCGAAGGCGGCAGGGGTTGCGAAGGTGCCAACGAAGGCTGCGGTTGTGTCCAAGGAGggcgcgaaggcgcctctTGTTCCGAAGGTGGCGCCGAAAGGTACTCCCGCTGCGAAGGAGGCTCCAGCGGTACATGGATCCGAGATCCAAGCGGCTCCCACGGGTTCGGAGAGAATGGCGGTCCCCAGGAGCCCCGAGAGTGGTGGAGTCGCTAaggcgccgctgctgccgaAAGGCACTCTGAAGGCAGCCGTGGGCCCCAAAGATGCTCACAAAGCGGCGCTGGGGCCGACCGGTGCGCCCACTGTCCCCGCTGCCGGTGAAGCagtcgaggaaaaggagaagaaagttcCAGATGACGCTGCGACCGCGACAGCAGATCTCACTGAGCCGACACCGTCAGGTGGCATTGCGGGATTCTTCTATAATATCTTCGGAGCTCCCGCCACAGAGACGACGGCCGAAGTTGTTGAGAAGGCTGCAGAAGACACTGAAAAGAACGAGTCTGACGGGAAGGCGAATGAAACCCCAGGCGCTCTAGACGAACCGCCGGCAGGCGCACAACTTGCCACGAACCTTCCGCCGGCCAAGGACGCGCTGAAAGCGGCGTCACCGGCGAAGGATGCGTCCAAGAGTTTGCCGGTGTCCAAGTCGAAGCCTGCAGCGTCGCCGCCCGTTGAGGCGGCCGGGGTCCCCGAGGCTGGCGACGCTGCTAAGGCCCCAACTGTGCCTCGGCTTGCAAAAGACCCCAGCATGGTGCCTCATGCGAAGATGACCCCGAAGCTCCCTCCAGCGGCGAAAGAGCCCGCGAAGGCGCCCGTGGTGCCGAAGGAAGCCCCCGCTGCGACGCAGGCACCGAAGGCGGAGGGAGGGGagccgaaggcggcggctaCGGCCCCAGAAGCAGCTGAtgcaccgaaggcggcggtGGTTGCGAAGGTGCCAACGAAGGCTGCGGTTGTGTCGAAGGAGggcgcgaaggcgcctctGGTTCCGAAGGTGGCGCCGAAGGATGCCCCCGCTGCGACGCAGGCACCGAAGGCGGAGGGAGGGGagccgaaggcggcggctaCGGCCCCAGAAGCAGCTGATGCACCGAAGGCGGCAGGGGTTGCGAAGGTGCCAACGAAGGCTGCGGTTGTGTCCAAGGAGGGCACGAAGGCGCCTCTTGTTCCGAAGGTAGCGCCGAAGGATGCCCCCGCTGCGACGCAGGTAACGAAGGCGGAGGGaggggaggcgaaggcggcggctaCGGCCCCAGAAGCAGCTGATGCACCGAAGGCGGCAGGGGTTGCGAAGGTGCCAACGAAGGCTGTGGTTGTGTCCAAGGAGggcgcgaaggcgcctctGGTTCCGAAGGTGGCGCCGAAGGATGCCCCCGCTGCTACGCAGGCACCGAAGGCGGAGGGAGGGGagccgaaggcggcggctaCGGCCCCAGAAGCAGCTGATGCACCGAAGGCGGCAGGGGTTGCGAAGGCGCCAACGAAGGCTGCGGTTGTGTCCAAGGAGggcgcgaaggcgcctctGGTTCCGAAGGTGGCGCCGAAGGATGCCCCCGCTGCGACGCAGGCACCGAAGGCGGAGGGAGGGGagccgaaggcggcggctaCGGCCTCAGAAGCAGCTGATGCACCGAAGGCGGCAGGGGTTGCGAAGGTGCCAACGAAGGCTGTGGTTGTGTCCAAGGAGggcgcgaaggcgcctctGGTTCCGAAGGTGGCGCCGAAGGATGCCCCCGCTGCGACACAGGCACCGAAGGCGGAGGGAGTGGagccgaaggcggcggctaCGGCCCCAGAAGCAGCTGAtgcaccgaaggcggcggtGGTTGCGAAGGTGCCAACGAAGGCTGCGGTTGTGTCCAAGGAGggcgcgaaggcgcctctGGTTCCGAAGGTGGCGCCGAAGGATGCCCCCGCTGCGACGCAGGCACCGAAGGCGGAGGGAGGGGagccgaaggcggcggctaCGGCCCCAGAAGCAGCTGATGCACCGAAGGCGGCAGGGGTTGCGAAGGTGCCAACGAAGGCTGCGGTTGTGTCCAAGGAGggcgcgaaggcgcctctGGTTCCGAAGGTGGCGCCGAAGGATGCCCCCGCTGCGACGCAGGCACCGAAGGTGGAGGGAGGGGagccgaaggcggcggctaCGGCCCCAGAGGCAGCTGATGCACCGAAGGCGGCAGTGGTTGCGAAGGTGCCAACGAAGGCCGCGGTTGTGTCCAAGGAGGGCGCGAAGGCGCCTTTTGTTCCGAAGGTAGCGCCGAAGGATGCCCCCGCAGCGACGCTGGCACcgaaggcggaggcggcagcgaaggatGCTCCGAAGCAGGATGAGGCGAAGGACGTCACGGCTGAGCTGGCCTCGAAGGATGATGTTCGAGGGGGAGGCCAGCAGGAAAATCCTGCGGACCATGCTGCGGCCGCAGCAGCCGAGCTCACCCAGCGGGCTCCATCAGGCGGTATTGCAGGATTCTTTTATAATATCTTCGGAGCTCCCGCCGCAGAGACGACGGCCGAAGTTGTTGAGAAGGCTGCGGAAGACACTGAAAAGAACGAGCCTGACGGAAAGGCGAATGAAGCCCCAGGCGCTCTAGACAAGCCACCGGCAGGCGGTCCCTCTGGCGCGCAGCTTCCGCCGGCCAAAGAGGCCCCCAAAAGCGCATCCCTGCCCACAGATGCATCCCTCACTTTGCCGGTGGCCAAGCCTACGCCCGGGTCTCAGCCCCCTGCTGACGCAGCCAAGGTCACCGAGTCTGGTGACTCCGCTAAGGCACTCGAGTCAGCCCAGCTCGCAAAGGCGCCCAAGGTAGGGCCTGAGGCGAAGAtggcgccgaagctccctccggcggcgaaggaggcggcgaaggcggctgTGGTGCCGAAGGTGGGACCGAAGGATGGCCCCGCTCCGAAGGACGCACCGAAGGCAGAGGGCGctgagacgaaggaggcgcccaaggcggtggaggcggcagcgaaggatGCTCCGAAGCAGGATGAGGCGAAGGATGGCGCCgggcgaacggagacacctaaGGTAGGGCCTGAGGCGAAGAtggcgccgaagctccctccggcggcgaaggaggcggcgaaggtGGCTGTGGTGCCGAAGGTGGGACCGAAGGATGGCCCCGCTCCGAAGGACGCACCGAAGGCAGAGGGCGCTgaaacgaaggaggcgcccaaggcggaggcggcagcgaaggatGCTCCGAAGCAGGATGAGGCGAAGGACGTCACGGCTGAGCTGGCCTCGAAGGATGATGTTCGAGGGGGAGGCCAGCAGGAAAATCCTGCGGACCATGCTgcggcagcagcagccgagCTCACCCAGCGAGCTCCGTCAGGCGGTATTGCAGGATTCTTTTATAATATCTTCGGAGCTCCCGCCGCAGAGACGACGGCCGAAGTTGTTGAGAAGGCTGCGGAAGACACTGAAAAGAACGAGCCTGACGGAAAGGCGAATGAAGCCCCAGGCGCTCTAGACAAGCCACCGGCAGGCGGTCCCTCTGGCGCGCAGCTTCCGCCGGCCAAAGAGGCCCCCAAAAGCGCATCCCTGCCCACAGATGCATCCCTCACTTTGCCGGTGGCCAAGCCTACGCCCGGGTCTCAGCCCCCTGCTGACGCAGCCAAGGTCACCGAGTCTGGTGACTCCGCTAAGGCACTCGAGTCAGCCCAGCTCGCAAAGGCGCCCAAGGTAGGGCCTGAGGCGAAGAtggcgccgaagctccctccggcggcgaaggaggcggcgaaggcggctgTGGTGCCGAAGGTGGGACCGAAGGATGGCCCCGCTCCGAAGGACGCACCGAAGGCAGAGGGCGctgagacgaaggaggcgcccaaggcggtggaggcggcagcgaaggatGCTCCGAAGCAGGATGAGGCGAAGGATGGCGCCgggcgaacggagacacctaaGGTAGGCCCTGAGGCGAAGATGGCGCCAAAGCTCCCTccggcggcgaaggaggcggcgaaggcggctgTGGTGCCGAAAGTGGGACCGAAGGATGGCCCCGCTCCGAAGGACGCACCGACGGCAGAGGGCGctgagacgaaggaggcgcccaaggcggtggaggcggcagcgaaggatGCTCCGAAGCAGGATGAGGCGAAGGATGGCGCCgggcgaacggagacacctaaGGTAGGGCCTGAGGCGAAGAtggcgccgaagctccctccggcggcgaaggaggcggcgaaggtGGCTGTGGTGCCGAAGGTGGGACCGAAGGATGGCCCCGCTCCGAAGGACGCACCGAAGGCAGAGGGCGCTgaaacgaaggaggcgcccaaggcggaggcggcagcgaaggatGCTCCGAAGCAGGATGAGGCGAAGGACGTCACGGCTGAGCTGGCCTCGAAGGATGATGTTCGAGGGGGAGGCCAGCAGGAAAATCCTGCGGACCATGCTgcggcagcagcagccgagCTCACCCAGCGAGCTCCGTCAGGCGGTATTGCAGGATTCTTTTATAATATCTTCGGAGCTCCCGCCGCAGAGACGACGGCCGAAGTTGTTGAGAAGGCTGCAGAAGACACTGAAAAGAACGAGCCTGACGGAAAGGCGAATGAAGCCCCAGGCGCTCTAGACAAGCCACCGGCAGGCGGTCCCTCTGGCGCGCAGCTTCCGCCGGCCAAAGAGGCCCCAAAGCGCATCCCTGCCCACAGATGCATCCCTCACTTTGCCGGTGGCCAAGCCTACGCCCGGGTCTCAGCCCCCTGCTGA